One part of the Salmo salar chromosome ssa10, Ssal_v3.1, whole genome shotgun sequence genome encodes these proteins:
- the LOC106613737 gene encoding uncharacterized protein isoform X1: MGGRWNGPRPSGRRVGMGHGHLDLLCEKELACRDDNLSLDALIVMAIRLDNLLRADASTLCRWLRPRSWRITSKGRSNKVSSARPLLLRLQDSSWPRRMEGYVHVSITEDSIKSPQSTITAKEPFVILTDNRNPEYIQTTRLNPRQARWALFFTRLDFTLTQVKKNTKADALSSLYNSGEGPVQNAPIIPSSRVVAPVVWIVFVDIRQALERDPAPTNCPPERIYVPMAIRDQLLNWAHTAVVAGHPGIPRPTQSISEKYWWPTLAQDITRYVNSCSVCAQTNPPGTLQQGNSFPCLSVPGPIYPLTLLLISPPLMVSPPFWWLWIDFQNPVV; this comes from the coding sequence ATGGGTGGGCGTTGGAATGGGCCACGGCCGTCTGGGAGACGCGTTGGAATGGGCCACGGCCATCTGGACCTCCTGTGCGAGAAGGAACTGGCCTGTCGAGACGACAATCTCTCCTTGGACGCACTCATTGTGATGGCCATCCGTCTGGATAACCTACTTCGCGCAGACGCATCTACCCTCTGTCGGTGGCTGAGACCCAGGTCATGGAGGATTACATCCAAGGGGCGCTCCAACAAGGTTTCATCCGCACGTCCACTTCTCCTGCGTCTGCAGGATTCTTCATGGCcaaggaggatggagggttacGTCCATGTATCGATTACAGAGGACTCAATTAAATCACCACAAAGTACCATTACCGCCAAGGAACCATTCGTCATCCTCACCGACAATCGGAACCCGGAGTACATACAGACAACGAGGCTGAATCCGCGCCAAGCAAGGTGGGCCCTTTTCTTCACAAGGTTAGACTTCACACTGACCCAGGTAAAAAAAAACACCAAGGCCGATGCCCTGTCCAGTCTCTACAATTCGGGAGAGGGTCCTGTCCAGAATGCACCTATAATCCCATCCTCCCGAGTCGTAGCTCCTGTGGTATGGATCGTATTTGTGGACATtcgccaggctctggagagggacCCCGCACCCACTAACTGTCCTCCCGAGCGCATCTACGTTCCCATGGCGATAAGGGATCAGCTGCTGAACTGGGCGCACACAGCTGTCGTCGCTGGACATCCAGGTATTCCTCGCCCTACCCAATCCATCTctgagaagtactggtggcccaccttggcgcagGACATCACTCGTTACGTCAACTCCTGTTCCGTATGTGCCCAAACCAATCCCCCCGGAacgctccagcagggaaactccttcccgtgcctcagcgtCCCTGGTCCCATCTATCCATTGACTTTGTTACTGATCTCCCCTCCTCTGATGGTTTCACCACCATTTTGGTGGTTGTGGATAGATTTTCAAAATCCTGTCGTTTAA